ATGGTTCCAGCGGTTTTGATTCCTAAAGGAAAGATTGCAATGGGCAAGTTAGCTCAAGCAGTTATCCACGACTCAACAATTTTGCAGGTCAATGGCAACTTTGATGATTGCTTAACTCTTGCTCGCGAACTATCTGAGAACTATCCAGTTGCACTTGTTAACTCAGTTAATCCTTATCGCATTGAAGGACAAAAGACGGCCGCCTTTGAAGTTGTGGACATGTTGGGAAAGGCTCCTGATATTCACGCACTTCCTGTTGGCAATGCTGGAAACATCACTGCTTATTGGAAGGGTTATAAGGAGTATTACAAGGATTCCATGTCATCACAGTTGCCACAGATGTATGGTTTTCAAGCTGCCGGTGCTGCTCCGATTGTTAAGGGCAAGATCGTTAAGAACCCAGACACCATTGCAACAGCTATTCGCATTGGTAATCCTGCTTCTTGGGCCCAAGCCGTTGAAGCTCGTGATGTTTCAGGCGGTGTGATTGATTCAGTCACAGATAAAGAGATTTTGTCTGCCTACCGTCTAATTGCAGCTAAAGAGGGAATCTTCGTTGAGCCTTCATCTGCTGCTGGTTTAGCAGGACTTATTAAGTATAAAAAGGCTGGAAAGCTACCTAAAGATAAGACAATCGTAATTACTGTTACTGGCCATGGCTTGAAAGATATTCCTTATGCACTTGAATCTGCAAAAAAGCCAGTTGTTGTTCCAGTCAATGTTAAGGCTGCAGCAAAAGCCTTGGGTCTTTCTTAAGAGTTCATCATGAAGCCAACATTTAAAGCACAACCCATGCAGGTGCAAGTGCCTGCAACGAGTGCAAACTTAGGACCTGGCTTTGATTGCCTTGGTTTAGCTCTGAGCATGTTTGATCGCTATATCGCTCAAGTTCAAGATGAACCAGGCGTTGATGTTGATGTCACTGGTGAAGGCGCTGATGATGTTGCAAGAAATGAAAAGAATTTAGTCATTAAGGCGATGTATAAAGGTTTTGAATTCCTTGGTGGTAAGCCTCGCGGTATTGCACTTCGCCAACTCAATGTCATTCCACATGGTCGTGGCCTTGGATCATCTGCCAGTGCAATTGTTGGTGGTTTATCCCTTGCTCGTGCATTAGTTCTAGGTGGCAATGAGCGAATGTCAGATGAGGCGATGTTAGTTCTTGCCAATGAAATGGAAGGGCACCCTGATAACGTTGCAACAGCAATTTATGGTGGTGCAAATATTGCTTGGCAGGATATGCAACGCGGTGCAATGGTTGCCCAATCGGTTCACATTGAAGTTGATGCCAGAATTGGTGCACTTGCCTTTATCCCAGCAACTTCAGTTGCAACATCAAAGGCCCGCAAGATGCTTCCA
This DNA window, taken from Candidatus Planktophila vernalis, encodes the following:
- the thrC gene encoding threonine synthase, with protein sequence MGIFGNKMSGAHQWRGVIEEYRHRLPVSAKTPIVSLREGGTPLIYACNLSELLGNNVWIKYEGLNPTGSFKDRGMTMAISKAAEDGAKAVICASTGNTSASAAAYAVKAGMVPAVLIPKGKIAMGKLAQAVIHDSTILQVNGNFDDCLTLARELSENYPVALVNSVNPYRIEGQKTAAFEVVDMLGKAPDIHALPVGNAGNITAYWKGYKEYYKDSMSSQLPQMYGFQAAGAAPIVKGKIVKNPDTIATAIRIGNPASWAQAVEARDVSGGVIDSVTDKEILSAYRLIAAKEGIFVEPSSAAGLAGLIKYKKAGKLPKDKTIVITVTGHGLKDIPYALESAKKPVVVPVNVKAAAKALGLS
- the thrB gene encoding homoserine kinase encodes the protein MKPTFKAQPMQVQVPATSANLGPGFDCLGLALSMFDRYIAQVQDEPGVDVDVTGEGADDVARNEKNLVIKAMYKGFEFLGGKPRGIALRQLNVIPHGRGLGSSASAIVGGLSLARALVLGGNERMSDEAMLVLANEMEGHPDNVATAIYGGANIAWQDMQRGAMVAQSVHIEVDARIGALAFIPATSVATSKARKMLPESIAHRDAVRNSSNAALLVHALAQRPDLLHTATQDFLHQSYRKEAMPQSFALLTKLRNAGVAAFISGAGPTVLVLHTGGPSEAEELRRAAGDKFTATELGISRSGASVVSA